ATGAAAACGGCAATCCGACGCTCGAGCTCCATGATGGCGGCGGTTATTTCGAACCGTCTCCGAAAGACTTGGGCGAACGCGTTCGCCTTGAAATTTACCGCGCCTTAAAAGCGATGGGCTTTACGATTGAAGCGTCGCACCATGAAGTGGCGGAAGGCCAGCATGAGATCAACTTCAAATATGCCGATGCGCTCGGTGCGGCTGACAATGCGACGACGTACAAATGGGTTGTCAAAACGATTGCCAGCAAGTTCGGCCTCCATGCGACGTTTATGCCAAAACCGGTGTTTGGCATCAACGGTTCAGGCATGCATGTCAACATTTCCCTCTTCAAAGATGGGGAAAATGCGTTCTTTGATCCGAACGATGCGAACCAGTTGTCAGAAACAGCGTACCAATTCATCGCGGGCTTGCTGAAAAACGTAAAACACTTCGCGGCGGTTACGAACCCGCTTGTCAACTCGTACAAACGGCTTGTGCCAGGGTATGAAGCGCCTTGCTACATCGCTTGGTCCGCTTCCAACCGTTCGGCGCTCATCCGCATTCCGGCCAAACGCGGCGTCGCGACGCGCGTTGAGCTCCGTTGCCCGGATCCGTCGGCCAATCCGTATTTGGCGTATGCCATCATCGCTGCCGCTGGCCTTGACGGTGTCGAAAAAGGTTTAACCGCTCCGGCGCCGATTGATGAAGACATCTTCCATATGTCGGAAGAACGACGTGCGGAGCTTGGCATTGACAACTTGCCGGAAAACTTGGGCGAGGCCATCGCTGCGTTCGAAAGCGGAGAAATCGGCCGCGCGACGCTTGGCGAGCACGTATTCAACGAATACGTCGCGATGAAAAAAGACGAATGGAACAGCTACCGCACGGCGGTCCACGCTTGGGAAGTCGAGCGGTATCAAGGGAAGTTCTGATCGAAAGCCAGCATCCAAAAGGTGTCCCGTCGCCATATTCGGGGCGCCTTTTTTCTGCAGGCGGCTGTTTGTCTTTATGGACGGCCGCGCGGCGCCTTCCGTCCGTCGGCCGCCAAGCCGTCGGTGTTCGCAACGTCATCTTGCGAGCGGGGACTAAAATAAATGATCGCATTTTTTATTTTTTTAAAATTCATAGTTGACATCTATGAATAATGAGATTTAAATTATAAGTAACGCGCTCAACCATTGCAAACGGAGGGAAACCAATGAAAAAACTGATCGTTTTTGTGTTTGTAGGATTTATCGCCCAGCTGATTGACGGCTCGCTTGGAATGGCGTATGGCGTCACGTCGTCGACGTTGTTATTGACGTTCGGCATTGCTCCGGCCGTCGCCTCGGCGTCCGTTCATTTGGCGGAAGTGGTGACGACGGCGGCATCTGGCGCTTCCCATTGGAAGTTCGGCAACGTCGACCGCCGCATGGCCTTTAGGCTCATCATTCCCGGGTCGGTCGGCGCGTTTGTCGGAGCATGCTTTTTAAGCAATTTGCCGGGAGATTTGATTAAACCATATGTATCCTTGTTTTTGTTGGCGCTTGGCTTTTACATTATTTATCGATTTTTAGTGTTGAACGGCCGCGCGCCGTCGACGCCCGGAAAACAGTGGTCCAATAAGCAGCTCGTCCCTCTCGGATTGGTGGCTGGCTTCCTTGATGCGACCGGCGGTGGAGGATGGGGGCCGATTGCGACGCCGGTGTTGTTGGCCAATAAAAGCATGGAAGCGCGCAAGGTGGTCGGCACCGTCGATACATCCGAATTTGCCGTCGCGCTGTCGGCGACGCTAGGATTCGTCATTTCGCTTGGTTGGGAGCAAGTGAACTGGCACTGGGTGCTGACGCTCATGGCTGGCGGGGTCGTCGCTGCACCGATCGCCGCTTGGCTTGTGCGCAAACTGCCGTCCCATTTGCTTGGAGTGTTGGTCGGCGGGTTGATTATTTTGACGAACGTCCGCACGCTCCTGCACGCTTGGGAGGCGCCTGCGCCGGTGTATCCGACCGTTTATGGCCTCATCGTCATCGGTTGGGCCGCGGCGGTATGGCTGGCGATCCGAAACGGGCGGAAAGGAAAGGCGACTGGCAGGGAGTTGGCGTCGTAAGCATTAGGGGGCGCTTGGCAAACGACAGTGTCTTTCCGTTGGCGGCAGCGTTGGATGCGATCGGGTTGAGCATCAGGGAGCTTGTTCGTGCTGCGGAGGGCAACGGTCGACAGCGCCTGCCCTCAAAAATAGCGCGCGGAGCAGTTGTTGCCCCGTTGACGACAGTTGAAACGAGAAGGCGGCTCTTGTCCTCTGGGCAGGGGCTGCTTTTTTATCTTAATTAGGCGAGAAGACTCCCACTTCAACGAAGCGAAGCGGAGTAAGTGGGAGATGAATCGCCTTAACTATATTTTGCTGAAAATAGGATAGATTCAGTAAAATATAGTATTATAGTTAGATGGGAGGTGAAAACATGTATTTTTGTATCAAACAACAGCTAAATGGTTTGACCAAAGAAGAATACTTGACTCTTCGAGAACTGTGCCATATTGCCAAGAACATGTACAACGTCGGATTGTACAATGTCAGACAATACTATTTTGAACACAAGGAATTTCTTAATTATGAGAAAAACTATCATCTTGCAAAAACTAACGAAAACTATAAGCTGTTAAACAGCAACATGGCACAGCAAATTTTAAAAAAGGTCAATGAAGCCTTTAAATCTTTCTTTGGTTTGATCAGTCTTGCCAAACAAGGAAAATATGACCACAAGGCTATCAGTATTCCAAAATATCTTAAAAAAGATGGCTTTCATTCACTGATCATTGGCCAGATTCGTATAGACGGCAACAAATTCACGATACCGTATTCTCGCCTATTTAAAAAGACTCACAAGCCTATCACGATAACGATTCCGCCTGTGTTACTGGACAAAAAGATTAAGCAGATTGAAATCATTCCTAAGCATCATGCCAGGTTCTTTGAGATTCAGTACAAATATGAAATGCCTGAAGATCAAAGAGAATTAAATGACCAAAAAGCACTGGCAATTGATTTAGGATTAAACAATTTTGCCACTTGTGTCACATCAGACGGCAGATCATTCATCATTGATGGGCGGAGATTAAAAAGTATAAATCAATGGTTTAACAAAGAAAATGCCAGACTTCAAAGCATAAAAGATAAGCAAAAAATCAAAGGCACCACTCGTAAACAGGCTTTGCTTGCTATGAATCGCAATAATAAAGTGAATGATTATATCAACAAGACTTGCCGTTACATCATTAACTACTGTATTGAAAATCAAATTGGCAAACTTGTCATTGGCTATGCGGAAACATGGCAACGCAATATTAATCTAGGAAAAAAGACAAATCAAAACTTTGTCAATATTCCTCTCGGTAACATAAAAGAAAAACTAGAATATCTTTGTGAATTTTACGGCATTGAATTCTTGAAACAGGAAGAATCATATACGTCTCAAGCCAGCTTTTTTGACGGCGATGAGATTCCTGAATATAATGCCGACAATCCAAAAGAATATAAGTTCAGCGGCAAACGTATTAAGCGCGGCTTGTATCGAACAAAGTCTGGCAAACTAATTAATGCTGATGTCAATGGCGCATTAAACATCTTAAAGAAAAGTAAAGCTGTAGACCTGAGTGTCTTATGCTCTAGCGGCGAAGTGGACACGCCTCAAAGAATAAGGATTGCTTGAAGCAGTCAAACTTCTTTGGAAGCCCCCACTTCAAATTTTCGCTAGAAAATTAAGTGGGGGTAGTTCACCAACCCCTGTAGCGGGAAGCCGGTTTCTATGTTAAAATATTCTGCATCATCAACCAAAGGGGGAGAGGGAATATGGCACAGCCGCTTGATCTCGGCCGCCGCATTTCACTCATCGATTTGTATGATTTGCGCATGCCGCAGCGCACCGGTACATATGTGCTTCACGAAGAGAACTTGGCGATCGTGGAAACAGGGCCAAGCCCGTCGGTGCCGCATTTGCTTGCTGGGTTGAAAGCGCTTCATATTGATCCGTCTGATATTC
Above is a window of Geobacillus thermoleovorans DNA encoding:
- the glnA gene encoding type I glutamate--ammonia ligase, giving the protein MSKPFVSSTQTELLEQIKEKIKEKNVELLHLQFVDIEGILKHVTVTAEQLDDVVEGKIMFDGSSIKGFSPINRSDLYLLPDLNTFAVLPWTVEEGYAEARFLCSVTNPDGTLFEGDPRNVLKKTIERAAEKGYTISVGPELEFFLFKADENGNPTLELHDGGGYFEPSPKDLGERVRLEIYRALKAMGFTIEASHHEVAEGQHEINFKYADALGAADNATTYKWVVKTIASKFGLHATFMPKPVFGINGSGMHVNISLFKDGENAFFDPNDANQLSETAYQFIAGLLKNVKHFAAVTNPLVNSYKRLVPGYEAPCYIAWSASNRSALIRIPAKRGVATRVELRCPDPSANPYLAYAIIAAAGLDGVEKGLTAPAPIDEDIFHMSEERRAELGIDNLPENLGEAIAAFESGEIGRATLGEHVFNEYVAMKKDEWNSYRTAVHAWEVERYQGKF
- a CDS encoding sulfite exporter TauE/SafE family protein gives rise to the protein MKKLIVFVFVGFIAQLIDGSLGMAYGVTSSTLLLTFGIAPAVASASVHLAEVVTTAASGASHWKFGNVDRRMAFRLIIPGSVGAFVGACFLSNLPGDLIKPYVSLFLLALGFYIIYRFLVLNGRAPSTPGKQWSNKQLVPLGLVAGFLDATGGGGWGPIATPVLLANKSMEARKVVGTVDTSEFAVALSATLGFVISLGWEQVNWHWVLTLMAGGVVAAPIAAWLVRKLPSHLLGVLVGGLIILTNVRTLLHAWEAPAPVYPTVYGLIVIGWAAAVWLAIRNGRKGKATGRELAS
- a CDS encoding RNA-guided endonuclease InsQ/TnpB family protein, encoding MYFCIKQQLNGLTKEEYLTLRELCHIAKNMYNVGLYNVRQYYFEHKEFLNYEKNYHLAKTNENYKLLNSNMAQQILKKVNEAFKSFFGLISLAKQGKYDHKAISIPKYLKKDGFHSLIIGQIRIDGNKFTIPYSRLFKKTHKPITITIPPVLLDKKIKQIEIIPKHHARFFEIQYKYEMPEDQRELNDQKALAIDLGLNNFATCVTSDGRSFIIDGRRLKSINQWFNKENARLQSIKDKQKIKGTTRKQALLAMNRNNKVNDYINKTCRYIINYCIENQIGKLVIGYAETWQRNINLGKKTNQNFVNIPLGNIKEKLEYLCEFYGIEFLKQEESYTSQASFFDGDEIPEYNADNPKEYKFSGKRIKRGLYRTKSGKLINADVNGALNILKKSKAVDLSVLCSSGEVDTPQRIRIA